The segment CCACCTGCATACACCATGTTAAGCACGAGGCTTTTAACTATTTGAAGCGGAAATTGGCGCTACTGAAGGCAACACACACTCCGCCTTCGCTCATAGCACACACTGCTTGTCCCGATCCACAGCCACCACTGAGCAGCACTTGCACAACGTGGTCACAGTGATGTTCTCAGAGACTGCGGTGTGCAGGATCCTATATTAAATTGTCTCAAGCTGCTATGCTTTTAATGtcattgtaaatttatttttgtccctttttgtccccccatcccccgctGTCAGCTGTCATATGCATTAGTAACATCtctcttaggccgggcgcggtggctcacgcctgtaatcctagcactctgggaggccaaggcgggaggatcgctcgaggtcaggagttcgagaccagcctgagcaagagcaagaccccatctctactaaaaatagaaattatctggccaactaaaaaatatatatagaaaaaattagccgggcatggtggcgcatgcctgtagtcccagctactcgggaggctgaggcaggaggatcgcttgagcccaggagtttgaggttgctgtgagctaggctgacgccacggcactcattctagcccgggcaacagagcaagactgtctcaaaaaataaataaataaataaataaataaaataacatctcTCTTGGTCTTTTCTAGATGGTAATGCTGCCACAGCTGAATTCTAAATGGGTGAAGTGCCCATAGTTAGATGTTTCCGGCAGGTATCAAATCAGATACACACCATAATTTCCTAGGAACTCTGTTACAAACAGGGGAGTTTTAAAACTCTCTTTGTAGAGGAAGAGTCTGAGAGCACATTTCTAATGGAAGGAAACCTACGAGATCGTGATGAGGAAAGTAGAACTACATAAATCAGCAGCTGGCTTAATTGGCTTCCCATAAACTTATTAACAAATTGGGttacaaaatacaaaagcaatttaatgaATCATCCTATGAGGCATTGAACTCAAAGCTGAATTGTAATGTGCTTTTCATAATACAACTTGCTTAATTACGCATAAGAATGAATCATTAATAACTCAAGCCTGCTAACATTTTTGGATGACTGATATTTATGTAATGGTGGTGCTCACTTGCTGAGTAAGGCATTAGTAGTTTCTAGGTAAGCAGGAGCAGCAGCCCTCGAAACAATCACGTGGCACAGCTACAACAGGCCTTTCTTGAAGGCTCTAGAAACCCAAGCCATGTATTTCAAGAGCTAAGTTGCTTCTCTTAGCTGTCAATTCAGATGCATTTGGTTATGAGATGGCTACTTTTTAAAGGAGACATGATAAAATTCTGTGAATTTACAAGAAGTGATGGCCAACTGATAATAATGCTTATGTAAAGGAATTATTAAAACAGCTTGCTACCAATCCCAGGCTTctaaaaaatttgcaaaagtagGAAAATATGTGGGCATAGCTCTTGATCATATCTTAACAATTGAAAATGTGACAAGTGAAAAACCTTTATTCTGAGAGTATAACCATGTTATTTGGGGGGTATCAAAATTACTTTTTACCTTTTATGCCAGAATtcgttttcaattttttaagtgttcttatttgagaaaattaaaagttggTAATTTTAGTCTCcacatttttagtaaatttacctCCTGTGAAATCTAAGTATGGGAACCACTAGAACATGTACAAAAACATGTTGCTGAGTTGCAGTAAatgattttacaaaaagaaaagtatttcatGACCACAGATCAAGATATCCAGACTTTTGGTGAGGAGGATTTCTTCCGAAGTCTTGTGACCTACTGTGGAAAAATAATTGGTTAATCTGACAGTAAAGTTCATGAAGAGTGTTGAAGAAACAGTCTCAGAAAAAATACCCAGAGCCAGAGAAGTGAGAGCCACCTTGTACTTCTCCCCGTTgacaggggagagaggaaagggcaaCAATCCTGGACACACACATTGTCAGACTCCTCCAAACCACAGGCTACGCTCCAGCTCTAACATTCATGCTATTGGTCATGACAAAGTAAAGCTCACATAGTAGAACCTATTGaaattacacataaaaattaaaaacccaagtATCATGCTTAGTGCAGTGTCTCGTACCATCTAAGCGCTCAATAACTATTAGTTTTATTAATGGAAGAACGATTAACTATGTCTGCCTCTTATACCTTCATATAAAAAGGAAGCTTACTGAACTAAATGAATTGTGTCTTTCACCGACAGTCTTAAGGACAGCTATTAATATTCAATGTAAGATGAAACTAAAAAGacttaataacatttaaaagaatcTCCAGTAAGTTTTCTTTGTGAACTTTTTTGCACAGTTGGCCCTTGGACGACACGGGTTTGAACTGGATGGACCAACTGAGGCGTGGACTTTTTTCAGCCAAACTTGGATAAGTATTCCCCGATGCGACAactgccccgcccccgcccacgcCGAGGGCCAACTTTTCGTTTCTGAGGGTTTATGGCCCCGCGGACTTGAACGAGCATGGGTTGTGGTACTGCGTGGGCAGCCTGGAACCAGTCCCTCCTTGTACACCAAAGGACGactgtattttgttttcatgGTTAAACTGTTAAAGgataaaaatgttcatataaaCACAATTTTGAATGCTTAACTACTTACCAATGTAATATGAATTCACATACACTTTCTCTCCAATTGACTTCAAACTGCAGCAGCCCGAGTTTAGCTTGTGCTCCTGCCGCTCCGGCCAGCCCGCTGCCACTTAGCCGGACAGCTGAATACAgacaccacacacagacacacacacacacacagtaaagaGACACAGGCAAACCTTTTGTAAAGTAAATAAATCTTTTATGATGTAAATAACTGTTCTCAGTAGAACTTTTTATATCCACTTTACTACTTTTCTGAAATTGGGATATTCATGTTAATTAGACAACAATCTCTATAAATCAAAGAATGCATGtctgtaaaaacaaataattcttgACTGTAGTTTTCGTAATTCATTTAAACACAATGGAGTGCAGaaggccaaaaggaaaaataaatacttcaaacTATCAAAagagatatgaaaaaataatatatttaacagtGTAGAGGGAAAATTTCCAAATGTAGATTCTGTTGAAAATAATGATATTCAAGAAAACAGCTTTGGACACATTGccaaaatttagatttttctcaGTTAAAACcagaaatattgattttattgttGGAAGATACATTAATTCTTTGAAGGCAGAATAAGAGGCTTGACAATTTAATGTCTACAGAAGTGACTGTTTGAATATATAAAGTATCAAATATAAACAGTAGTGTAGCAAGTAGATAAACTGACAGAAATAATTATTCAACCAGTAGTAATAATTAAGACCACCACGTCAAAATTTTCTATCTATCCAGAATGAGAAAGTGTTGTTAGAGGGTTTACACAACTGAACTCAATCCCACTGTCATACTTCCTTCTTCTTCAGGATCAGGGGACCCACGTTGTCGCCCGTCAGCTCGTTGTGTTTGTTGTGTGACCCATCGCAGGcaggaaactaaaagaaaaaaaggtgccAAGTATTATGTTAAAAACATGATTCATTAAGTATAAATATTCGTGAAATGCTGTCCTAAAGAAAGCATATCACTTGCTAAAAATAAGTTCATCAGATAGCTCTCCTGAGTAACACACGTTCTACATCTAACCCAACTATATTCCCATACCACagcaaaattttaacaatttgaaTAGTTACTTCATTATTTGAgttagattttaaataaaaacttttgagtGACTAAAATAGGTTTAAAAGGGAATCATAAACTCTTGGTCTTTTGTGGAGCTCTAAATTCAAGCGCATCTCTTaacttgtttaaatttaaaaagaaaggaatttaaattcaaaataaattattaatattttgtaattgtttctaCTGTAAAACTCATGtataaactttttgaaaaacattaaaatatatttttaaaaattcattcataatCCATCCAGATATACGtaacaataattaatattttggtatattttctcctatgcatttatcatattcattttttaaaaaacaaaattgggaTCATATTATAATATGCTTTTCTTACTTGTCCTATATCAGGGtctcatgtcattaaatattctttaaaaacactATTTGTAATGGCTTCCTAATATCCCATCATTTGTATTATAACTGTTCCCTTATTATCACACATTTAGTTCCTAAAATTTTGCTATTACAAAGGATGCTGTGATGAACAATATTGTACTTAAAACTTctaacaggccaggtgtggtggctcacgcctctaatcctagcactttgggaggctgaggagtttgaggttgaggtgAGCTATGGATGACACCACTAccctctagccaaggtgacagggCGAGACCCTATCCCAAACACAAAACCAAACCATGAAGATCAgagattaaaaattaagtaacttgcccaaccAAAGTCACACTGTAAGTGACAGACATCAGATTTGAACACTATTCTTACTCCAAAGCTCCTTCCACTAAACCTTATGTCCTCTGTCAAAAAATAAGTGTAATGTACgtatgattgattgattgatttgacagggtctcactctgtcgccctgggtacggtgcagtggcatcctcatagctcacggcaacctcaaacttctgggctcaagcgatcctcctggctcagcctcctgagcagctgggacacACCCGGAtgcgcagctaattttttctatttttagcagagatggggtctcactcttgctcaagctggtctcgaactcctgagctcaagcaatccgcccacctcagcctccaagagtgctaggattacgggcgtgagccaccgcgcccggccgataagtGTATTGTAAAATACACGGTACTCAGACAAACGCTGAGCGTGGTGAAAGCCTGAGATTTCTATCCTTCCTTGCTGCTCTAACTTTCCGAACACAAATAGTGTCAATCATGACATGCAAACTTTGACTTAGGAATATGGACTTCCAATACCAAATACTATGGAAAAATCTCTTATCTCATAGGACCTCAAAACTGGAGATTTAAAAAGCACGATTCTAACAACTACAAAATTTTCGTGTATGTGAAAACAGGTATCTTACCGTCTTAGAACGCCAACACCTACAATAAGCTGCTTTAGTAAGACACAGATCTTCGATGTTTATTTCATTCACCACTTTTggattttccttttgtattttaagaTTAATCAAGCTatccttttgttgttttttcttcgGGAGGAATGGACGAACTGCAAGGTAGCCAAGCAGGGCAAGCACACCCAGGAAAGGCAGCAGGCGGAGCCATTCTGAAACTAAACACGCACAGGTTGGTGAGACTCTGCAGTGCTCCTGTAAAAGAACTTACAACAGCACGTCTGCTTTCATCCCCGAGCTCATTTATCTGTTACTTCTCACATTAATTCCTTTTTGAACTCACCTGTAAAGCTACGAATAAATAACACAATCAAGCCAGCTCTACCTGGGACCACCTTATCTATGGGCTAATCTGAGACTTGGGAAACTGGAAAcctaaattttcagaaatttcaaaTATCTTATTATCCACAACAAGTCTATTTGTGTTTGTCTACGTTTCAGGAATTATGATCACTATACTTATAGACAAAATTCAGGGTGTGATGTATGGCCCAGGTTTAGAAAACACTTTCACTCCTTTCTCCTTGATATCATGTCAAATGCATCCAACCGAATACCTGGAAAATTTTTACCACTGATTTATAATTTCAGATGGAACTTGTCTTCAatgctttaatttacattttttggtaACTGTTCTTAAAGA is part of the Eulemur rufifrons isolate Redbay chromosome 13, OSU_ERuf_1, whole genome shotgun sequence genome and harbors:
- the CISD2 gene encoding CDGSH iron-sulfur domain-containing protein 2 yields the protein MVLESVARIVKVQLPAYLKRLPVPESISGFARLTVSEWLRLLPFLGVLALLGYLAVRPFLPKKKQQKDSLINLKIQKENPKVVNEINIEDLCLTKAAYCRCWRSKTFPACDGSHNKHNELTGDNVGPLILKKKEV